A single Gemmatimonadota bacterium DNA region contains:
- the lexA gene encoding transcriptional repressor LexA codes for MSLTKRQREILSYLAEYTEDNGYAPSFEEIAARFEYSSLATVHEHLSNLERKSYIKRRYNESRGIEILPSDQYPRAVQVPLMGTVAAGMPIEAIQTHETIAVPEDFVHRGGNHYVLRVRGNSMIEDHICDGDFVVVNERASCDNGETVIALIDGQSATVKRFYRERDGRIRLQPRNDTMDPIYVHENDVAIQGIVVGVMRRC; via the coding sequence ATGTCGCTGACCAAGCGCCAACGGGAAATTCTCAGTTATCTCGCTGAGTACACCGAAGATAACGGCTATGCGCCGAGCTTCGAGGAGATCGCGGCGCGATTCGAGTACAGCTCGCTGGCAACGGTCCACGAGCACCTGAGCAATCTCGAGCGCAAGTCTTACATCAAGCGGCGCTATAACGAGAGCCGCGGTATCGAGATCCTTCCGTCCGATCAGTATCCACGCGCCGTTCAGGTTCCCCTCATGGGAACCGTCGCCGCCGGTATGCCGATCGAGGCTATTCAGACGCACGAGACGATCGCGGTGCCGGAAGATTTCGTGCATCGCGGCGGCAATCACTATGTGCTCCGCGTCCGAGGAAACTCGATGATCGAGGACCACATATGCGATGGCGACTTCGTGGTGGTCAACGAGCGCGCCTCATGCGACAACGGTGAGACGGTCATCGCCCTCATCGATGGCCAGTCGGCGACGGTCAAGCGATTCTATCGCGAGCGCGACGGCCGCATCCGGCTGCAACCTCGCAACGATACGATGGACCCGATCTACGTTCACGAGAACGACGTCGCGATCCAGGGAATAGTCGTTGGGGTGATGCGGCGCTGCTAG